From Oryzias melastigma strain HK-1 linkage group LG15, ASM292280v2, whole genome shotgun sequence, one genomic window encodes:
- the eef1a1a gene encoding elongation factor 1-alpha 1a, which produces MGKEKLHINIVVIGHVDSGKSTTTGHLIYKCGGIDKRTIEKFEKEAAEMGKGSFKYAWVLDKLKAERERGITIDISLWKFETSKYYVTIIDAPGHRDFIKNMITGTSQADCAVLIVAAGVGEFEAGISKNGQTREHALLAYTLGVKQLIVGVNKMDSTEPNYSQKRYEEIVKEVSTYIKKIGYNPDTVAFVPISGWNGDNMLEPSPNMTWFKGWKINRKEGNASGTTLLEALDAIQPPTRPTDKPLRLPLQDVYKIGGIGTVPVGRVETGILKPGMVVTFAPVNVTTEVKSVEMHHEALTEALPGDNVGFNVKNVSVKDIRRGNVAGDSKNDPPQEAANFTAQVIILNHPGQISAGYAPVLDCHTAHIACKFAELKEKIDRRSGKKLEDNPKSLKSGDAAIVDMIPGKPMCVESFSEYPPLGRFAVRDMRQTVAVGVIKGVEKKVSTTGKVTKSAQKAQRNK; this is translated from the exons ATGGGAAAGGAGAAACTCCACATCAACATAGTCGTGATCGGACATGTCGACTCCGGCAAATCAACCACCACAGGCCACCTCATCTACAAGTGTGGCGGCATCGACAAGAGAACCATCGAGAAGTTTGAGAAGGAAGCAGCTGAG ATGGGGAAAGGGTCATTCAAGTACGCCTGGGTGTTGGACAAACTAAAGGCAGAGAGGGAGCGCGGCATCACCATCGACATCTCTCTGTGGAAGTTTGAGACCAGCAAGTATTACGTGACCATCATCGATGCGCCGGGCCACAGGGACTTCATCAAGAACATGATCACCGGGACCTCCCAG GCTGATTGTGCTGTCTTGATCGTGGCGGCTGGCGTCGGTGAGTTCGAGGCTGGCATTTCCAAGAACGGACAGACCCGCGAACATGCCCTGCTGGCTTACACTCTTGGGGTGAAGCAGCTCATTGTGGGCGTCAACAAGATGGACTCCACGGAGCCAAACTACAGCCAGAAGCGCTACGAAGAGATTGTGAAGGAAGTGAGCACCTACATCAAGAAGATCGGCTACAATCCCGACACCGTTGCCTTTGTGCCCATTTCTGGCTGGAATGGAGACAACATGCTTGAGCCCAGTCCCAAT ATGACCTGGTTTAAAGGATGGAAGATCAATAGGAAGGAAGGTAACGCATCAGGCACCACACTGCTGGAAGCTCTGGATGCCATCCAGCCGCCGACTCGTCCAACAGACAAACCCCTACGTCTTCCCCTGCAGGATGTCTACAAAATCGGAG GTATTGGAACAGTCCCTGTAGGTCGTGTGGAAACGGGGATACTAAAACCTGGCATGGTGGTGACCTTTGCCCCCGTCAATGTGACCACTGAGGTGAAATCTGTGGAGATGCATCACGAGGCTCTAACTGAGGCTCTTCCTGGAGACAATGTGGGCTTCAATGTCAAGAACGTGTCTGTGAAGGATATCCGCCGTGGGAATGTGGCTGGCGACAGCAAGAATGACCCCCCGCAGGAAGCTGCCAACTTCACTGCTCAG GTGATTATTCTCAACCACCCAGGCCAGATTAGTGCAGGTTACGCTCCTGTGCTGGACTGCCACACTGCTCACATTGCCTGCAAGTTTGCAGAGCTGAAAGAAAAGATTGATCGTCGCTCAGGGAAGAAGCTCGAGGACAACCCCAAGTCTCTGAAGTCAGGAGATGCCGCTATTGTAGACATGATTCCAGGGAAGCCCATGTGTGTTGAGAGCTTTTCCGAGTACCCTCCACTGG GTCGCTTTGCAGTTCGCGATATGCGCCAGACCGTTGCTGTTGGCGTGATCAAGGGGGTGGAGAAGAAAGTCTCCACCACTGGTAAGGTCACCAAGTCTGCTCAGAAGGCCCAGAGGAACAAATGA
- the cgas gene encoding cyclic GMP-AMP synthase produces the protein MSARRGSCKTRSPDSSEPATRTRQKQVPQPRCPAADKGNGTRRGANKQDQEKEKQSEKPRVEQREKTTKCFKERAGNSTEGTVASIAPTTTKSTKKSEKKTKKEDHNSVGGAVKSPETTRRVKTPEEAEQKTLKAKSKRKEETSSDMKEVSLEICIVESGKGNNERKAPKTKAERSNKEEPKEDPKRGKKTVAASEEDKVAFILRETLNKIRLKMKEKVNVSKVINDIKKDIIKHLKEKTQLFKEVQEPLNTGSYYENTKISNPDEFDVMLSLLVERVHIEPFKEDGAFYKVALKRGNNPLKALQEEFLPANKILTEFRKEVTKFLKDFKGWEMTPTKRGCPAVTLITKVESIEVSLDLVLCLQVKSSWPDFTKDGFKIEKWLGGKTRQEHRRKPFYLVPKYEGKGSVEHDGFLNKDGWRISFSHIEKEILLNHGSVKTCCEKDGESCCRKACLKLLKCLLHLLKESDSSLEEVCSYHAKTTLFHACCDRTNDSDWKASDLRSCFQQFLQDFEGHLNDGKLQNFFVPGQNLLHGIRKTTLYNLAEQIKEQRLNGFPIFSKRF, from the exons ATGAGTGCTAGACGGGGATCGTGTAAGACCAGGAGTCCTGACTCTTCAGAACCTGCGACGAGGACCCGGCAGAAGCAAGTACCTCAGCCAAGATGCCCAGCAGCAGATAAGGGCAACGGAACCAGAAGAGGAGCAAACAAACAGGATCAGGAAAAAGAGAAGCAGAGTGAGAAGCCACGTGTGGAGCAGAGGGAAAAGACTACCAAATGCTTCAAAGAAAGGGCGGGAAACTCTACTGAAGGTACCGTGGCTTCAATTGCTCCAACCACAACTAAATCCActaaaaagtctgaaaagaAGACTAAGAAGGAGGACCATAACTCTGTTGGAGGTGCAGTGAAGAGCCCAGAAACTACTAGAAGGGTCAAAACACCAGAAGAAGCCgaacagaaaacactgaaggcAAAGTCTAAGAGGAAAGAAGAAACCTCGAGTGATATGAAGGAAGTAtctttagaaatttgcataGTGGAGTCAGGGAAAggaaacaatgaaagaaaagctCCTAAAACTAAAGCAGAAAGAAGCAACAAAGAAGAACCAAAAGAAGACCCAAAGAGAGGCAAAAAGACCGTAGCGGCTTCTGAAGAGGACAAGGTGGCCTTTATCCTCAGGGAAACCCTGAAcaaaattaggttaaaaatgaaagagaaagtcAACGTGTCAAAAGTAatcaatgacataaaaaaagacattattaaacatttaaaagagaaaacccAGCTTTTCAAAGAAGTACAGGAGCCACTGAATACTGGGAGCTACTATGAAAACACAAAG ATTTCTAACCCTGATGAGTTCGATGTTATGCTGTCCCTGTTGGTGGAAAGAGTTCACATCGAACCATTCAAGGAGGATGGAGCCTTTTATAAGGTGGCTCTAAAACGTGGCAACAATCCACTGAAGGCCTTACAGGAGGAGTTTTTACCCGCAAACAAAATACTGACAGAGTTCAGGAAGGAGGTGACTAAATTCCTGAAGGATTTTAAAG GCTGGGAAATGACACCAACCAAGCGAGGCTGCCCTGCTGTGACCCTGATCACTAAGGTCGAGTCCATCGAGGTTTCCCTGGACTTGGTCCTCTGCCTTCAAGTCAAATCCAGCTGGCCGGATTTCACCAAAGATGGCTTTAAGATAGAAAAGTGGCTTGGGGGAAAAACAAGACAGGAACACAGACGAAAACCATTTTATCTTGTCCCAAAATATGAAGGAAAGGGCTCTGTGGAACATGAcgggtttttaaataaag ACGGCTGGCGGATTTCCTTCTCGCACATCGAGAAAGAGATTTTACTGAACCACGGATCGGTAAAGACGTGCTGCGAAAAGGATGGAGAAAGCTGCTGCAG GAAAGCGTGTCTGAAGCTCCTAAAGTGTCTGCTGCATCTCCTGAAAGAGAGCGACTCTTCCCTTGAAGAAGTCTGTTCCTATCACGCCAAGACAACTCTATTCCACGCCTGCTGTGACCGCACCAACGACAGCGACTGGAAAGCCTCAGACCTCCGCAGCTGCTTCCAGCAGTTCCTGCAGGACTTTGAAGGCCACCTGAATGATGGCAAACTCCAGAACTTCTTTGTTCCTGGACAGAACCTGCTTCACGGCATTCGTAAGACAACTTTATATAACCTCGCCGAGCAGATAAAGGAACAGCGATTAAATGGGTTTCCAATTTTTAGCAAAAGGTTTTAA